One segment of Rickettsiales bacterium Ac37b DNA contains the following:
- the nifS gene encoding Cysteine desulfurase codes for MVIYLDNNATTFVRPEINEFMYSIYKYPYNASSTHVYGRQARNLIEDSRAKIQQAIGDEKQNKYRIIFTSSGTEANNLVIQNYQSNYAILVSAIEHSSILKAVESSHNLQFVEVDKQGLIKLNVLEEKLAETVEKKLVSIMFANNETGVIQNIKSIAKLVHKYQGLIHCDAVQGFSKEKIDINDLDVDMMTISAHKCGGPIGAACLIAKTEIGLQPILVGGAQEYNMRAGTENIGAIAGFGKVAENINENVIKMSYLKELRDYMEERIVAYASDAYIASQKAPRLSNTSCIIMPNMSSDTQLIHFDLAGIAIGNGSACTSGRTTKSHVLSALGFDNKEAGCAIRVSLGTHNTLEEIEIFIQEWKTLYDRSKTSNIN; via the coding sequence ATGGTGATATATTTAGATAATAATGCTACAACGTTTGTAAGACCAGAAATAAATGAATTTATGTATAGTATTTATAAATATCCATATAATGCTTCTTCAACTCATGTATATGGGAGGCAAGCACGAAATTTGATAGAAGATTCACGTGCCAAAATTCAACAAGCTATTGGAGATGAAAAACAAAATAAATATAGAATAATTTTTACCAGTTCTGGTACTGAAGCTAATAATTTAGTAATACAAAATTATCAAAGTAATTATGCTATCTTAGTATCAGCTATAGAGCATTCATCTATTTTAAAGGCAGTAGAATCTAGTCATAATTTACAATTTGTAGAGGTGGATAAGCAAGGACTAATTAAACTTAATGTTTTAGAAGAAAAATTAGCAGAAACAGTTGAGAAAAAACTAGTTTCTATTATGTTTGCTAATAATGAAACCGGTGTAATACAAAACATAAAATCTATAGCAAAACTGGTACATAAATATCAGGGGTTAATTCATTGTGATGCAGTACAGGGATTTAGTAAGGAAAAAATTGATATTAATGATTTAGATGTAGACATGATGACTATTTCAGCGCATAAATGTGGAGGACCCATTGGTGCAGCTTGTTTAATAGCAAAAACAGAAATTGGTCTACAGCCTATACTCGTAGGTGGGGCACAAGAATATAATATGCGCGCTGGTACTGAAAATATTGGTGCTATTGCAGGTTTTGGTAAAGTTGCAGAGAATATTAATGAAAATGTAATAAAGATGTCCTATCTGAAAGAACTAAGAGATTATATGGAAGAGCGTATAGTAGCTTATGCTTCTGATGCTTATATAGCGAGTCAGAAGGCTCCAAGGCTATCCAATACTAGTTGTATAATAATGCCCAATATGTCAAGTGATACCCAATTAATTCATTTTGATTTAGCTGGTATTGCTATAGGAAATGGTTCGGCGTGTACATCTGGTAGAACTACGAAATCACATGTATTAAGCGCTCTAGGCTTTGATAATAAAGAAGCTGGTTGTGCAATAAGGGTTAGCTTAGGAACGCATAATACATTAGAAGAAATAGAAATTTTTATTCAAGAGTGGAAAACTTTATATGATCGTTCTAAAACAAGTAATATAAATTAA
- the iscR gene encoding HTH-type transcriptional regulator iscR, with product MILGSKGRYAVMAMVEIAMQDNLGLPMSLDKIAIRQNIKLNYLEQIFMKLRKNGLVRSSKGPGGGYILNKNSAEISIASIVEAVEEPIKMVRCDNQPGMGCMPNGKRCVTHDLWDGLSNQIFIYLNSISLQDLSNNAKSL from the coding sequence ATGATATTAGGTAGTAAAGGTAGATACGCTGTAATGGCTATGGTTGAGATAGCTATGCAAGATAATTTAGGTTTACCCATGAGTTTGGATAAAATCGCTATTAGGCAAAATATAAAACTTAATTATTTAGAGCAGATTTTTATGAAATTACGTAAAAATGGGTTGGTACGATCTTCTAAGGGACCAGGAGGAGGCTATATCTTGAATAAAAATAGTGCTGAAATTTCTATAGCAAGTATTGTAGAAGCTGTAGAGGAGCCAATAAAGATGGTGCGATGTGATAATCAGCCAGGTATGGGTTGTATGCCAAATGGAAAAAGATGTGTTACTCATGATTTATGGGATGGATTAAGTAATCAAATATTTATATATCTTAATTCTATATCTCTACAAGATCTTTCTAATAACGCTAAGAGTCTATAG
- a CDS encoding Flagellar hook protein FlgE, with the protein MAYIPAYILESNKEQFVDNNQYIQITNWNLYLIIRREGFFLVRDKNNPEKILLTTDNLFSRDSSGVYINQNGLELLGHDSRKIFVPREIDQLEVVSIPKHISKATSFISIETNLNRATSDQGTSLYNATNPECNMASGKIAPHFSEDVLVYDEFGIDHNIRISFLKTETNVWQTEIYSLYPKELADPSNKFGQIDYGILMFNEYGTLSDPDKKIEIAWSNGSKSSQILLYLGHVMDRDNNGVYGMLTGITQLDHPSTMNYISNGYAPGELISVEMSLWQIIADYTNGCRILSYDLPVAKVNCSSCLVEYNKDTYEYIEESAEDLILEWPSYAWFEAILKGELEFHDINNFFEKF; encoded by the coding sequence ATGGCTTATATACCAGCTTATATATTAGAAAGTAATAAAGAACAATTTGTTGATAATAACCAATATATACAGATTACAAATTGGAATTTATACTTAATTATAAGAAGAGAGGGATTTTTTTTAGTAAGGGATAAAAATAATCCAGAAAAGATTTTATTAACTACAGATAATTTATTTTCGCGAGACTCATCCGGTGTATATATTAATCAAAATGGATTAGAGTTACTAGGACATGACTCACGCAAAATTTTTGTACCAAGGGAAATTGATCAGTTAGAAGTTGTGTCAATACCTAAACATATATCTAAGGCTACAAGTTTTATAAGTATAGAAACAAATTTAAATAGGGCAACTTCGGATCAAGGAACATCTTTATATAATGCTACTAATCCTGAATGTAATATGGCGAGTGGAAAAATTGCTCCTCATTTTTCTGAAGATGTATTGGTTTATGATGAGTTTGGTATCGATCATAATATAAGAATAAGTTTCTTAAAAACAGAGACTAATGTATGGCAAACTGAAATATATTCATTATATCCCAAAGAATTGGCTGATCCATCAAATAAATTTGGGCAAATAGATTATGGTATATTAATGTTTAATGAGTATGGCACTTTAAGTGATCCTGATAAGAAAATAGAAATTGCTTGGAGTAATGGTAGTAAGAGTTCGCAAATTCTTCTATACTTAGGTCATGTAATGGATAGAGATAATAACGGTGTCTATGGTATGCTTACAGGAATAACCCAATTAGATCATCCAAGTACTATGAACTATATAAGTAATGGTTATGCGCCTGGGGAACTTATTTCTGTAGAAATGTCTCTGTGGCAAATAATAGCTGATTATACTAATGGTTGTAGGATACTAAGTTACGATTTACCTGTAGCTAAAGTTAATTGTTCTTCTTGTTTAGTAGAGTATAATAAGGATACTTATGAATATATAGAAGAATCAGCTGAAGATTTAATCCTAGAGTGGCCTAGCTATGCGTGGTTTGAAGCGATTCTTAAAGGAGAGTTAGAATTCCATGATATAAATAATTTCTTTGAAAAATTTTAA
- a CDS encoding Alpha/beta hydrolase family protein — MAEVIINGSEGRLEGRYTPSKNENAPAALVLHPHTLHGGTMNNKVVYNVFQCFANNDFSVLRINFRGVGNSEGSFDNGIGELSDAAMALDWLQLQNPNTTNFCISGFSFGAWIAMQILMRRPEVQGFVAISPPVNKYDFSFLSHCPAPGIIVQGDRDSIVPEESVSSFVEKLSKQRNSDIDYRIISGADHFFREKIDELNSNVSEYIAHKMTYVRPKKIKPDRRRRQAAPVE; from the coding sequence ATGGCCGAAGTAATTATTAACGGTTCAGAAGGACGCTTGGAAGGACGATATACACCTAGTAAAAATGAAAACGCACCAGCAGCTTTAGTATTACATCCCCATACTTTACATGGTGGTACTATGAATAATAAAGTTGTATATAACGTTTTTCAATGTTTTGCAAATAACGATTTTTCTGTCCTAAGAATCAATTTTCGTGGTGTAGGTAATTCAGAAGGTAGTTTTGATAATGGTATTGGAGAACTAAGTGATGCTGCTATGGCTTTAGACTGGCTGCAATTGCAAAATCCTAATACTACTAATTTTTGTATTAGTGGCTTTTCATTCGGTGCATGGATTGCAATGCAAATCCTAATGCGCAGGCCCGAAGTGCAAGGATTTGTAGCTATTTCTCCTCCTGTAAATAAATATGATTTTTCATTCTTATCTCATTGTCCAGCGCCAGGCATTATAGTACAAGGAGATAGAGATAGTATTGTTCCAGAAGAATCTGTTTCATCATTTGTAGAAAAACTTTCAAAACAACGTAATTCTGATATTGATTATCGTATTATTAGTGGAGCTGACCATTTTTTTAGAGAAAAAATTGATGAATTAAATAGCAATGTGAGTGAATATATTGCACATAAAATGACTTACGTCAGACCAAAAAAAATTAAACCAGATAGAAGACGTCGTCAAGCAGCACCTGTAGAATAG
- the nifU gene encoding NifU-like protein yields the protein MAYNEKVIEHYENPKNVGSLDKNDIAVGTGLVGAPACGDVMKLQIKVNREGVIEEAKFKTFGCGSAIASSSLITEWIKGKTIEEAGGIKNSQIAEHLSLPPVKIHCSVLAEEAVRAAINDYTKKNLQQSDNQEE from the coding sequence ATGGCATATAATGAAAAAGTAATAGAGCATTATGAGAATCCTAAAAATGTAGGTTCTCTAGATAAAAATGATATAGCTGTAGGGACGGGTTTAGTAGGTGCTCCTGCATGTGGTGATGTAATGAAGCTTCAGATAAAAGTGAATAGGGAAGGTGTTATAGAAGAAGCTAAATTTAAAACTTTTGGATGTGGATCTGCTATTGCATCAAGCTCATTAATTACGGAGTGGATTAAGGGTAAAACAATTGAAGAAGCAGGTGGGATAAAAAACTCACAAATTGCTGAACATTTATCGTTACCTCCGGTAAAAATACATTGTTCAGTACTGGCAGAAGAAGCAGTGAGAGCTGCAATAAATGATTATACAAAGAAAAATTTGCAGCAGTCTGATAACCAAGAGGAATAA
- the iscS gene encoding Cysteine desulfurase, with the protein MSITLPIYMDYQATTPTDKRVVDHMIPYFTEKFGNPHSRSHSYGWIAEEAVETARSQISSLIGANTKEIIFTSGATESNNLALKGVANFYGDKRNHIITVATEHKCVLDACRHLEQEGFKVTYLPVKPNGIIDLNILEDKITEQTLMVSVMAVNNEIGVIQPLKEIGAICRKHGVFFHTDAAQAFGKIPLDVNDMNIDLMSISGHKIYGPKGIGALFVRRKPRIRIEPMINGGGQERGMRSGTLPTPLIVGLGYAAFLASEEMTIEFERIQKLSDKFYQEIINNIEFVFLNGDRIKRYPGNLNLSFSYVEGESFIMAVKDLAVSSGSACTSASLEPSYVLKALGVGDELAHTSIRFGIGRFTTEEEIDYAVKVIRNNVQKLRDMSPLWEMVQEGVDLSTVQWATH; encoded by the coding sequence ATGTCTATAACATTACCCATATATATGGATTATCAGGCAACTACTCCTACTGATAAAAGAGTAGTTGACCATATGATACCATACTTTACTGAAAAGTTTGGTAATCCTCATTCACGTAGCCATAGCTATGGTTGGATTGCAGAGGAAGCGGTGGAGACTGCCAGATCACAAATCAGTTCTTTAATTGGCGCAAATACAAAAGAAATTATTTTTACTTCTGGTGCTACTGAATCTAATAATCTTGCGCTTAAAGGTGTTGCAAATTTTTATGGAGATAAACGTAATCATATTATTACCGTTGCCACTGAACATAAATGTGTACTTGATGCGTGTCGTCACTTAGAGCAAGAAGGTTTTAAAGTCACTTATCTACCTGTAAAGCCAAATGGTATTATTGATTTAAATATACTTGAAGATAAGATTACAGAACAAACCTTAATGGTGTCAGTAATGGCAGTAAATAATGAAATTGGCGTAATACAACCATTAAAAGAAATTGGAGCAATATGCCGTAAGCATGGTGTATTTTTTCATACAGATGCAGCTCAAGCATTTGGTAAAATACCTTTAGACGTGAATGATATGAATATAGATTTGATGAGTATATCAGGTCATAAAATTTATGGACCTAAGGGAATAGGGGCGCTATTTGTGAGGAGAAAACCTCGTATACGTATAGAGCCTATGATTAATGGAGGAGGGCAAGAACGTGGTATGCGTTCAGGAACGTTACCTACACCTTTAATTGTAGGCCTTGGTTATGCGGCTTTTCTTGCTTCAGAAGAAATGACTATAGAATTTGAGCGTATTCAGAAATTAAGCGATAAATTTTATCAAGAAATAATAAATAATATAGAATTCGTATTTTTAAATGGTGATAGGATAAAGCGTTATCCTGGAAATTTAAACTTAAGTTTTTCTTATGTTGAAGGAGAGTCTTTTATTATGGCTGTCAAAGATTTAGCGGTCTCTTCTGGATCTGCTTGTACTTCTGCATCTCTTGAGCCTTCTTATGTATTAAAAGCTCTAGGCGTTGGAGATGAACTTGCGCATACATCGATACGTTTTGGTATAGGTAGGTTTACCACTGAAGAAGAAATAGATTATGCTGTAAAAGTAATACGTAATAATGTACAGAAACTACGTGATATGAGTCCATTATGGGAAATGGTACAAGAAGGTGTAGATCTATCGACCGTACAATGGGCAACACATTAA
- the iscA gene encoding Iron-sulfur cluster assembly protein, translated as MSKKGAIINITDNAAAQIQFLLAKRNKPSLGIRVKVKEGGCSGLSYDIEYADDVGSFEERIEDKGVVVYVDPKAVIYLLGTTMDYIEEKLKSGFVFINPNEKGRCGCGESFHV; from the coding sequence ATGTCTAAAAAAGGGGCAATTATTAATATAACTGATAATGCAGCTGCACAAATTCAGTTTTTATTAGCTAAACGGAATAAGCCATCTTTAGGTATTAGAGTAAAAGTTAAGGAAGGAGGCTGTTCAGGTCTATCTTATGATATTGAATATGCTGATGATGTAGGGTCTTTTGAAGAGAGAATAGAGGACAAAGGTGTGGTTGTATATGTTGACCCTAAGGCAGTTATTTATTTGTTAGGCACTACTATGGATTACATAGAAGAAAAATTAAAATCAGGATTTGTGTTTATTAATCCCAATGAGAAGGGACGGTGTGGATGTGGAGAATCTTTTCATGTATAG
- a CDS encoding Aminomethyltransferase related to GcvT: MSNLLYNILKDRATFSIHGEDTKTFLQNLISNDINKVNANNSIYTCLLTPQGKYFCDFFVMLFNDTIILDCSYARREEIISKLNIYKLRSSVQIQDLTDQYTVFSLHGDDLLSELALSDIPGYSKSFMNGYVYVDPRTTLMGARTVLPTNTAIQFFKDWGFKPSSDPYDHLRIQNNIPEGDKDLIPGKSFPLEYGFDLLNAIDFNKGCYIGQELTSRTKHRGSIRKKIIRVKSDTSIPELGNDIYIGENKVGIICSSYSNIGLALIRTEDYEQNASSGNKMIIRDQDNIAVLTVIGT, translated from the coding sequence ATGAGTAATTTGCTTTATAATATATTAAAGGATAGAGCTACCTTTAGCATTCATGGTGAAGATACAAAAACTTTTCTACAAAATCTAATTTCAAATGATATCAATAAAGTAAATGCTAATAACTCAATTTATACATGTTTACTTACCCCTCAAGGTAAATATTTTTGTGATTTCTTTGTCATGCTATTTAACGATACTATTATACTAGACTGTTCATATGCACGCCGGGAAGAAATTATTAGCAAACTTAATATATATAAATTAAGATCCTCAGTTCAAATTCAAGATTTAACCGATCAATATACAGTTTTTAGTCTACACGGCGATGATTTATTATCAGAATTAGCTCTTTCAGACATACCAGGATATAGCAAAAGCTTTATGAATGGCTATGTATATGTTGATCCCAGAACTACATTAATGGGGGCCCGTACTGTGCTACCTACTAATACTGCTATACAATTTTTTAAAGATTGGGGTTTTAAGCCCTCATCTGATCCATATGATCACTTGCGTATTCAAAATAATATACCGGAAGGTGACAAAGACTTGATTCCCGGCAAATCCTTTCCTTTAGAATATGGATTTGATTTACTTAATGCTATAGACTTTAATAAAGGCTGCTATATAGGACAAGAACTAACCTCACGTACTAAACACCGTGGGTCCATAAGAAAAAAAATTATACGAGTGAAATCTGATACTAGTATACCAGAATTAGGTAATGATATATACATAGGAGAAAATAAAGTTGGAATAATATGCTCAAGTTATAGTAATATAGGTTTAGCTTTAATACGCACCGAGGATTATGAACAAAATGCTAGTTCCGGCAATAAGATGATTATCAGAGATCAGGACAATATTGCCGTATTAACAGTAATAGGTACCTAA
- a CDS encoding Sodium:dicarboxylate symporter family protein, with the protein MFHKMPFILLILIVLIVILNPIIPLQYKQFLYSISLSIKSIITFLLPFIIFGLLFKTSIALATNTTKIIVSIIALVCVSNFCSTMISHYVGAWVYKFDFSIILPQNGLDLQALWSFNLPKILDNDHAMFASIIAGILCSKSKSPFLTKFLEYLEKYIASILKAIIYIIPMFIVGFIVKLQYDGKALLILKEYSLIFLIIALAQFTYIFILYYLLNHLSFTAFLNNIKNMLPAAISAFSSMSSAASMPLTIIGAENNAKNKHIIRSVIPITVNIHLIGDCFAIPILAYAIIKSFGLAEPSLMQYVIFALYFVIAKFSVAAIPGGGIIVMLPILNQHLGFNTDMMPIITTLYILFDPIITCANVLGNGAFAQFIDKLTTYKNKEIEALSKG; encoded by the coding sequence ATGTTTCATAAAATGCCTTTTATTCTATTAATACTAATTGTATTGATTGTAATATTAAACCCCATCATTCCTCTACAGTATAAGCAATTCTTATATTCTATAAGCCTTAGCATTAAGTCTATTATTACATTTTTATTACCTTTTATAATTTTTGGTCTATTATTTAAAACTTCTATAGCACTTGCTACTAACACAACCAAAATTATAGTAAGTATTATAGCTTTAGTATGTGTTTCTAACTTTTGCTCTACTATGATTAGCCATTATGTAGGTGCATGGGTGTATAAATTTGATTTTTCTATAATATTGCCTCAAAATGGCCTTGATTTACAAGCTTTATGGTCTTTTAATTTACCTAAAATACTTGATAATGATCATGCAATGTTTGCAAGTATTATAGCAGGAATACTATGCTCTAAGTCAAAATCACCCTTCTTAACAAAATTTTTAGAATATCTTGAAAAATACATAGCCTCTATATTAAAAGCTATTATTTATATAATTCCTATGTTCATAGTAGGTTTTATAGTTAAATTGCAATATGACGGAAAAGCTTTACTAATTCTAAAAGAATATAGCCTTATCTTTTTAATTATAGCACTTGCGCAGTTTACTTACATTTTTATATTATATTATTTATTAAATCACTTATCTTTTACAGCTTTTTTAAATAATATTAAAAATATGCTACCTGCTGCAATTAGCGCTTTTAGCAGTATGTCTAGTGCAGCAAGTATGCCTCTTACTATTATAGGTGCAGAAAATAATGCTAAAAATAAACATATAATACGTTCTGTAATTCCTATAACAGTTAATATACATTTAATTGGTGATTGCTTTGCTATACCGATACTCGCTTATGCTATTATTAAAAGTTTTGGCTTAGCTGAGCCTAGTCTAATGCAATATGTAATTTTTGCGCTGTATTTTGTCATAGCAAAATTCTCCGTAGCAGCCATACCCGGAGGTGGTATTATTGTGATGTTACCTATATTAAATCAACATCTTGGCTTTAATACCGATATGATGCCTATAATTACTACCCTATATATTTTATTTGATCCAATTATTACCTGTGCAAATGTGCTTGGTAATGGGGCTTTTGCTCAATTTATTGATAAACTAACCACTTATAAAAATAAGGAGATTGAAGCCCTGAGTAAAGGTTAA
- the hscB gene encoding Co-chaperone protein hscB (Co-chaperone protein hscB homolog): MESVYFLNNMSQDFFTLLNIDIEFDIDLNKLNRNYFQLQKQFHPDQHVKIDAQGKIQELEYSAKINEAYTTIKDPLSRAAYLLVLQGIEINENTYTIGDSVFLEKSMEDRELLQEVETLPILEKFEAEILSRQTIALKEFSECYKKKFMIEATEIYIQLKYITRLLEEISHKRRFINDATTHNK; encoded by the coding sequence ATGGAATCAGTTTATTTTCTAAATAATATGTCTCAAGATTTTTTTACACTTTTAAATATAGATATAGAATTTGATATTGATTTAAATAAATTAAATAGAAATTATTTTCAATTGCAAAAGCAGTTTCATCCTGATCAGCATGTTAAGATAGATGCTCAGGGAAAAATACAAGAGTTAGAATATAGCGCTAAAATTAATGAAGCATATACTACTATTAAGGACCCACTATCTAGGGCGGCATATTTATTGGTTTTACAAGGAATAGAAATAAACGAAAATACATATACTATTGGTGATTCAGTATTTCTTGAAAAATCTATGGAAGATAGAGAGTTATTGCAAGAAGTAGAAACATTACCTATTTTGGAAAAATTTGAAGCAGAGATATTGTCAAGACAGACTATTGCTCTTAAAGAATTTTCAGAATGTTATAAAAAGAAATTTATGATAGAAGCTACGGAGATTTATATACAATTAAAATATATAACAAGATTATTAGAAGAAATTAGCCATAAAAGAAGATTTATAAATGATGCAACTACTCACAATAAATGA